A genomic region of Streptomyces sp. NBC_00247 contains the following coding sequences:
- a CDS encoding SCO3374 family protein, whose protein sequence is MERAGTGPCREPEGAEDPAVALERWYEDGLGWATDRGRPLALLTGVRFDVLDLPAAAGRAVLRRFGRTGPVAVARGRMRLLVAAGSAEELPALLDWLEWGGIALDLVGIGTGGRITAPAPHRLSHRCPPGAALWLRPPEPPRGPDSFPALAGFGSRGGDAPDLVRLVDMAATECHRVRLRRSRVRPTAGRPSSQPLAAS, encoded by the coding sequence CTGGAGCGCGCGGGGACCGGCCCGTGCCGGGAGCCCGAGGGCGCCGAGGACCCCGCGGTGGCCTTGGAGCGGTGGTACGAGGACGGGCTCGGCTGGGCGACCGACCGGGGCCGCCCGCTGGCGTTGCTGACCGGCGTCCGGTTCGACGTGCTGGACCTGCCCGCCGCGGCGGGTCGCGCGGTGCTGCGCCGTTTCGGACGTACCGGTCCCGTGGCGGTGGCGCGGGGGCGGATGCGGCTGCTCGTGGCGGCCGGGAGCGCGGAGGAACTGCCCGCACTGCTGGACTGGCTGGAGTGGGGCGGTATCGCGCTGGATCTCGTGGGCATCGGGACCGGTGGCAGGATCACCGCACCGGCACCGCACCGGTTGTCGCACCGCTGCCCGCCGGGGGCCGCGCTCTGGCTGCGGCCCCCCGAGCCGCCGCGGGGTCCGGATTCCTTTCCGGCCCTCGCGGGTTTCGGGAGCAGGGGTGGGGATGCTCCCGATCTCGTACGGCTGGTGGATATGGCGGCGACGGAATGCCACCGGGTCCGTTTGCGGCGTTCCCGGGTGCGTCCGACGGCCGGCCGGCCGTCGAGTCAGCCGTTGGCCGCCTCGTAA
- a CDS encoding BlaI/MecI/CopY family transcriptional regulator: MTRVWQWNRPVTVREVLEDLQRERSIAYTTVMTVMDNLHQKGWVRREVDGRAYRYTAVSTRAAYSAALMNEAWSRSDNPAAALVAFFGMMSAEQREALNDAVRIISPGPGGVAALPTDPGAAAAAGGGTADTAEGPGAETATDGPADVHADVPVDDTAEGGGR; the protein is encoded by the coding sequence ATGACGCGCGTCTGGCAATGGAACCGACCCGTCACCGTGCGAGAAGTGCTGGAAGACCTTCAGCGGGAACGCTCGATCGCTTACACCACCGTCATGACGGTTATGGACAACCTTCACCAGAAGGGGTGGGTCCGCAGAGAAGTCGACGGCCGTGCCTATCGATATACGGCGGTCTCCACGCGTGCCGCGTACTCGGCCGCACTGATGAACGAAGCCTGGTCGCGGAGCGACAACCCGGCCGCCGCACTGGTCGCCTTCTTCGGCATGATGTCCGCGGAACAGCGGGAAGCCCTCAATGACGCCGTGCGGATCATTTCCCCAGGTCCGGGTGGCGTGGCGGCACTGCCGACCGATCCCGGGGCCGCGGCGGCCGCCGGTGGCGGCACGGCGGACACCGCGGAAGGCCCCGGCGCAGAGACCGCGACCGACGGTCCGGCGGACGTTCACGCCGATGTTCCGGTCGATGACACGGCGGAGGGCGGCGGACGATAG
- a CDS encoding type III pantothenate kinase has translation MLLTIDVGNTHTVLGLFDGEEIVEHWRISTDSRRTADELAVLLQGLMGMHPLLGVELGDGIEGIAICSTVPAVLHELREVTRRYYGDVPAVLVEPGIKTGVPILMDNPKEVGADRIINAVAAVELYGGPAIVVDFGTATTFDAVSARGEYTGGVIAPGIEISVEALGVKGAQLRKIELARPRSVIGKNTVEAMQAGIVYGFAGQVDGVVARMKRELADDPDDVTVIATGGLAPMVLGEASVIDEHEPWLTLIGLRLVYERNVSRM, from the coding sequence ATGCTGCTCACCATCGACGTCGGCAACACCCACACCGTCCTCGGTCTCTTCGACGGCGAGGAGATCGTCGAACACTGGCGGATCTCCACCGACTCCCGCCGCACCGCCGACGAACTGGCCGTGCTTCTCCAGGGGCTGATGGGCATGCACCCGCTGCTCGGCGTGGAGCTGGGCGACGGCATCGAGGGCATCGCGATCTGCTCCACGGTCCCCGCCGTCCTGCACGAGCTGCGCGAGGTGACCCGCCGCTACTACGGCGACGTGCCCGCCGTCCTCGTGGAGCCCGGCATCAAGACCGGCGTTCCGATCCTGATGGACAACCCCAAGGAGGTCGGCGCCGACCGCATCATCAACGCGGTCGCGGCGGTCGAGCTGTACGGAGGTCCGGCGATCGTCGTCGACTTCGGTACCGCCACCACCTTCGACGCGGTCTCCGCACGCGGCGAGTACACCGGCGGCGTCATCGCCCCGGGCATCGAGATCTCGGTCGAGGCGCTCGGCGTGAAGGGTGCCCAGCTCCGCAAGATCGAGCTGGCCCGCCCGCGCAGCGTCATCGGGAAGAACACCGTCGAGGCCATGCAGGCGGGCATCGTGTACGGCTTCGCGGGCCAGGTCGACGGCGTGGTCGCGCGGATGAAGCGCGAGCTGGCGGACGACCCCGACGACGTGACCGTCATCGCGACCGGGGGCCTTGCGCCAATGGTGTTGGGCGAGGCCTCCGTCATCGACGAACACGAGCCCTGGCTGACCCTCATCGGGCTCCGCCTGGTCTACGAGCGGAACGTCTCGCGGATGTAG
- a CDS encoding histone-like nucleoid-structuring protein Lsr2, translating into MAQKVQVLLVDDLDGGEANETVTFALDGKTYEIDLTTANADKLRGLLEPYTKSGRRTGGRAATGRKGRALGAGTGGNKDTAEIRKWARENGHDVNDRGRVPAGVREAYEAANG; encoded by the coding sequence GTGGCGCAGAAGGTTCAGGTCCTTCTTGTTGACGACCTCGACGGCGGCGAGGCGAACGAGACCGTCACGTTCGCGCTGGACGGCAAGACCTACGAGATCGACCTCACGACGGCCAATGCGGACAAGCTCCGTGGTCTTCTCGAGCCGTACACCAAGAGCGGACGCCGCACCGGCGGCCGCGCCGCCACGGGCCGCAAGGGCCGTGCGCTCGGTGCCGGTACGGGTGGCAACAAGGACACCGCCGAGATCCGGAAGTGGGCCCGCGAGAACGGCCACGACGTGAACGACCGCGGTCGCGTTCCCGCCGGTGTCCGCGAGGCTTACGAGGCGGCCAACGGCTGA
- a CDS encoding amino-acid N-acetyltransferase, with product MSADLTQSQSETEGETDSAVEKPAITVRRARTSDVGEVRRLLDGYVTDGILLDKATVTLYEDIQEFWVAERDQDARVVGCGALHVMWEDLAEVRTLAVDHRVKGTGVGHQVLDKLLHTARWLGVRRVFCLTFEVDFFAKHGFVEIGETPVDMDVYSELLRSYDEGVAEFLGLERVKPNTLGNSRMLLHL from the coding sequence ATGTCTGCAGACCTGACGCAAAGCCAGTCGGAAACCGAAGGCGAAACCGACTCGGCGGTCGAAAAGCCCGCCATCACCGTCCGCCGTGCCAGGACCAGCGATGTGGGCGAGGTCCGTCGGCTGCTGGACGGCTACGTGACCGACGGCATCCTCCTGGACAAAGCGACGGTCACCCTTTACGAGGACATCCAGGAGTTCTGGGTCGCGGAACGCGACCAGGACGCCAGGGTCGTCGGATGCGGCGCACTCCATGTGATGTGGGAGGACCTCGCCGAAGTGCGAACTCTCGCCGTCGATCACCGGGTCAAGGGCACCGGAGTGGGCCACCAGGTACTCGACAAGCTGTTGCATACCGCGCGCTGGCTCGGTGTCCGCCGGGTTTTCTGCCTGACCTTCGAAGTCGACTTCTTCGCGAAGCACGGGTTCGTGGAGATCGGCGAGACGCCTGTCGACATGGATGTCTACAGCGAGCTGCTGCGTTCCTATGACGAGGGTGTCGCCGAGTTCCTCGGTCTCGAACGAGTGAAGCCGAACACCTTGGGCAACAGCCGGATGCTTCTGCACCTCTGA